One genomic window of Mustela erminea isolate mMusErm1 chromosome 13, mMusErm1.Pri, whole genome shotgun sequence includes the following:
- the CNDP1 gene encoding beta-Ala-His dipeptidase isoform X2: MFCPSSPPPGLLDKAFQYIELHQNEFVETLKEWVAVESDSVQPLPRLRQELLRMMALAADKLRRLGASVDSVDLGDQQLPNGQTLPIPPIILAELGNDPKKPTVCFYGHLDVQPARKEDGWLTDPYTLTEVDGKLYGRGATDNKGPVLAWINAVSTFRSLEEDLPVNIKFVIEGMEEAGSVGLEELVRKEKDQFFPSVDYIVISDNLWLSQRKPALTYGTRGNSYFRVEVKCRDQDFHSGTFGGILNEPMADLVALLGSLVDSSGHILIPGIYDQVAPLTEEEREMYKAIHLDLEEYRRSSRVKRFLFDTKEEILMHLWRYPSLSIHGIEGAFDEPGAKTVIPGQVIGKFSIRLVPHMDTSVVEKQVKQHLENIFSKRNSSNQMAVSMTLGLQPWIANIKDNQYLAAKRAIRTVFGTEPDMIRDGSTIPIARIFQDTVQKSVMMLPLGAVDDGEHAQNEKINRWNYIEGSKLFAAFFLELAKLH, encoded by the exons ATGTTCTGTCCGTCCTCGCCGCCCCCTGGGCTGTTGGACAAGGCCTTCCAGTACATCGAGCTCCATCAGAATGAGTTTGTAGAG ACACTTAAGGAGTGGGTGGCCGTGGAGAGCGACTCTGTGCAGCCCCTGCCCCGCCTCAGGCAAGAGCTCCTCAGAATGATGGCGCTGGCAGCCGACAAGCTCCGGCGCCTGGGGGCCAGCGTGGACTCCGTGGACTTGGGGGATCAGCAG ctGCCTAATGGTCAGACTCTCCCGATACCTCCCATCATCCTGGCCGAACTGGGGAATGATCCAAAGAAACCCACTGTGTGCTTCTATGGCCACTTGGACGTGCAGCCTGCTAGAAAGGAAGACGGGTGGCTCACAGATCCTTACACGCTGACGGAAGTGGATG gaaaactttacGGACGAGGAGCAACAGACAACAAAGGGCCTGTTTTAGCGTGGATTAATGCCGTGAGCACCTTCAGATCCCTGGAGGAA GATCTCCCTGTGAATATCAAATTCGTCATTGAAgggatggaggaagcaggctctgtgggCCTGGAGGAGCTGGTCAGAAAGGAGAAGGACCAGTTCTTTCCCAGTGTCGACTACATCGTCATTTCAGATAACCTGTGGCTCAGCCAGAGGAAGCCAGCCCTCACCTACGGCACGCGAGGGAACAGCTACTTCAGGGTAGAG GTGAAGTGCAGAGATCAAGATTTTCATTCAGGAACTTTTGGGGGTATCCTCAATGAACCAATGGCCGATTTGGTTGCTCTTCTTG GTAGTCTTGTAGACTCATCTGGCCACATTCTGATCCCCGGAATCTATGACCAGGTGGCGCCTCTTacggaagaggagagagaaatgtacAAAGCCATCCATCTGGACCTAGAAGAATACCGTAGAAGTAGCCGGGTTAAGAGATTCCTGTTTGACACCAAG GAGGAGATTCTAATGCACCTCTGGAGGTACCCATCTCTTTCAATCCATGGGATTGAGGGTGCTTTTGATGAGCCTGGAGCTAAAACAGTCATCCCTGGCCAAGTTATAGGGAAATTTTCAATCCGTCTGGTCCCTCACATGGATACGTCTGTGGTGGAAAAACAG GTGAAACAGCatcttgaaaatatattctccaaAAGAAACAGTTCCAACCAGATGGCTGTTTCTATGACGCTAGGACTGCAGCCGTGGATCGCAAATATTAAAGATAATCAGTATCTTGCAGCAAAAAGAGCCATCAGAACAG TGTTTGGAACAGAGCCAGACATGATTCGGGATGGGTCAACCATACCAATTGCCAGAATATTCCAGGACACTGTCCAAAAGAGTGTGATGATGCTCCCGCTGGGCGCTGTTGATGATGGGGAGCATGCTCAGAATGAGAAAATCAACAG GTGGAACTACATAGAGGGATCCAAATTATTTGCTGCCTTTTTCCTAGAGCTGGCTAAGCTGCATTGA
- the LOC116572284 gene encoding collagen alpha-1(I) chain-like has protein sequence MLRSVHRHVSAQENALRVSLSASSSRSRDHTRRCPARPGSLPARGRCPPGVAARPRSLPARGRCPPGVAARPRSLPARGRCPSGVAARPGSLPARCPCPPGALPARGRCPPGAPARPGSLPARGPARPGSLPARGRCPPGVAARPGSLPARGRCPPGVPARPGSLPARGPCPPGVAARPGSLPGRGRCPAGALPARGPARPGSLPARGRCPAEVAARPGSLPGRGRCPPGVAARPVPLPARGRCPPGVAARPVPLPGRGPCPPGVAARPGSLPARGRCPPGVPARPGSLPARGRCPPGVAARPGPGPPARLAAEQGPRAPGPPRRDSSPGHGRAQGVLSGSEVRVYGANPAAARSRAPQPGPAPGVRRRRPRGARDPPTAVALLSVPSRPPSVLTEGGAGGSGASAHLGVTWAWAGGGGNHRPDPKPTPPQPRAGASPAVSSAPLRAGVLTAGPAARSRPAARAGPAADCRAASGGGRERRPGGGQAAGGGRVPAAPTPPLRSLAITSPEGCDGETGAARLVRGAGACAGQPPAVPRRGPVRGPPGAAAALFSRGEGLGLGWARAQLQLRRKTRGTQGGILEDAGPGKPRADSDPRGEAGSRNVLVPQFGRKG, from the exons ATGCTTCGCTCTGTGCACCGGCACGTCAGCGCCCAGGAAAACGCGCTCCGTGTTTCTCTATCTGCCTCCTCGAGCAGATCCCGAGATCACA CGCGCCGGTGCCCTGCCCGCCCCGGGTCGCTGCCCGCCCGGGGTCGCTGCCCGCCCGGGGTCGCTGCCCGGCCGAGGTCGCTGCCCGCCCGGGGTCGCTGCCCGCCCGGGGTCGCTGCCCGGCCGAGGTCGCTGCCCGCCCGGGGTCGCTGCCCGTCCGGGGTCGCTGCCCGCCCGGGGTCGCTGCCCGCCCGGTGCCCCTGCCCGCCCGGGGCCCTGCCCGCCCGGGGTCGCTGCCCGCCCGGTGCCCCTGCCCGCCCGGGGTCCCTGCCCGCCCGGGGCCCTGCCCGCCCGGGGTCGCTGCCCGCCCGGGGTCGCTGCCCGCCCGGGGTCGCTGCCCGCCCGGGGTCCCTGCCCGCCCGGGGTCGCTGCCCGCCCGGGGTCCCTGCCCGCCCGGGGTCGCTGCCCGCCCGGGGTCCCTGCCCGCCCGGGGTCGCTGCCCGCCCGGGGTCCCTGCCCGGCCGGGGTCGCTGCCCGGCCGGGGCCCTGCCCGCCCGGGGCCCTGCCCGCCCGGGGTCGCTGCCCGCCCGGGGTCGCTGCCCGGCCGAGGTCGCTGCCCGCCCGGGGTCGCTGCCCGGCCGGGGTCGCTGCCCGCCCGGGGTCGCTGCCCGCCCGGTGCCCCTGCCCGCCCGGGGTCGCTGCCCGCCCGGGGTCGCTGCCCGCCCGGTGCCCCTGCCCGGCCGGGGTCCCTGCCCGCCCGGGGTCGCTGCCCGCCCGGGGTCCCTGCCCGCCCGGGGTCGCTGCCCGCCCGGGGTCCCTGCCCGCCCGGGGTCGCTGCCCGCCCGGGGTCGCTGCCCGCCCGGGGTCGCTGCCCGCCCGGGGCCCGGCCCGCCCGCACGCCTCGCCGCAGAACAG GGCCCCAGAGCTCCTGGGCCACCTCGCCGGGACTCATCTCCCGGACACGGGCGCGCTCAGGGCGTGCTCTCTGGCTCAGAGGTGCGCGTCTACGGGGCAAACCCCGCCGCCGCACGCAGCCGTGCGCCGCAGCCCGGGCCTGCCCCTGGCGTCCGGAGACGCCGACCGCGAGGGGCCCGGGACCCTCCAACTGCAGTGGCGCTGCTCTCGGTCCCCAGCCGCCCGCCCAGCGTCCTAACGGAAGGCGGCGCGGGTGGCAGCGGCGCCTCGGCGCATCTGGGGGTGACCTGGGCGTGGGCGGGCGGAGGAGGAAACCACCGCCCAGACCCTAAACCGACACCTCCGCAGCCCCGCGCCGGGGCCAGCCCGGCGGTAAGCAGCGCCCCGCTGCGTGCAGGGGTGCTGACAGCCGGCCCCGCGGCGCGGTCGAGGCCCGCCGCCCGCGCGGGCCCGGCCGCAGACTGCCGCGCAGCGAGCGGGGGAGGGCGGGAGCGGAGGCCGGGCGGCGGCCAGGCCGCGGGCGGCGGGCGTGTGCCGG CCGCCCCCACTCCGCCCCTTCGCTCGCTCGCCATAACAAGCCCCGAGGGCTGCGACGGGGAGACGGGCGCGGCCCGGCTGGTGCGGGGGGCCGGGGCCTGCGCGGGCCAGCCGCCGGCCGTCCCCCGCCGTGGCCCGGTGCGGGGGCCTCCCGGCGCCGCCGCGGCCCTCTTCTCAAGGGGCGAGGgtttggggctgggctgggcgcgTGCGCAGCTCCAGCTTCGGAGGAAAACTCGGGGGACTCAGGGAGGGATCCTCGAAGACGCAGGCCCCGGGAAGCCGCGAGCGGATTCCGACCCTCGCGGGGAGGCCGGGTCACGGAACGTGCTGGTTCCCCAGTTTGGCAGGAAGGGCTGA
- the CNDP1 gene encoding beta-Ala-His dipeptidase isoform X1 has protein sequence MDPKLGRVASSVLASLLLLERSMFCPSSPPPGLLDKAFQYIELHQNEFVETLKEWVAVESDSVQPLPRLRQELLRMMALAADKLRRLGASVDSVDLGDQQLPNGQTLPIPPIILAELGNDPKKPTVCFYGHLDVQPARKEDGWLTDPYTLTEVDGKLYGRGATDNKGPVLAWINAVSTFRSLEEDLPVNIKFVIEGMEEAGSVGLEELVRKEKDQFFPSVDYIVISDNLWLSQRKPALTYGTRGNSYFRVEVKCRDQDFHSGTFGGILNEPMADLVALLGSLVDSSGHILIPGIYDQVAPLTEEEREMYKAIHLDLEEYRRSSRVKRFLFDTKEEILMHLWRYPSLSIHGIEGAFDEPGAKTVIPGQVIGKFSIRLVPHMDTSVVEKQVKQHLENIFSKRNSSNQMAVSMTLGLQPWIANIKDNQYLAAKRAIRTVFGTEPDMIRDGSTIPIARIFQDTVQKSVMMLPLGAVDDGEHAQNEKINRWNYIEGSKLFAAFFLELAKLH, from the exons GCGTCTTCTGTCCTTGCCTCCCTGCTGCTGCTAGAGAGAAGCATGTTCTGTCCGTCCTCGCCGCCCCCTGGGCTGTTGGACAAGGCCTTCCAGTACATCGAGCTCCATCAGAATGAGTTTGTAGAG ACACTTAAGGAGTGGGTGGCCGTGGAGAGCGACTCTGTGCAGCCCCTGCCCCGCCTCAGGCAAGAGCTCCTCAGAATGATGGCGCTGGCAGCCGACAAGCTCCGGCGCCTGGGGGCCAGCGTGGACTCCGTGGACTTGGGGGATCAGCAG ctGCCTAATGGTCAGACTCTCCCGATACCTCCCATCATCCTGGCCGAACTGGGGAATGATCCAAAGAAACCCACTGTGTGCTTCTATGGCCACTTGGACGTGCAGCCTGCTAGAAAGGAAGACGGGTGGCTCACAGATCCTTACACGCTGACGGAAGTGGATG gaaaactttacGGACGAGGAGCAACAGACAACAAAGGGCCTGTTTTAGCGTGGATTAATGCCGTGAGCACCTTCAGATCCCTGGAGGAA GATCTCCCTGTGAATATCAAATTCGTCATTGAAgggatggaggaagcaggctctgtgggCCTGGAGGAGCTGGTCAGAAAGGAGAAGGACCAGTTCTTTCCCAGTGTCGACTACATCGTCATTTCAGATAACCTGTGGCTCAGCCAGAGGAAGCCAGCCCTCACCTACGGCACGCGAGGGAACAGCTACTTCAGGGTAGAG GTGAAGTGCAGAGATCAAGATTTTCATTCAGGAACTTTTGGGGGTATCCTCAATGAACCAATGGCCGATTTGGTTGCTCTTCTTG GTAGTCTTGTAGACTCATCTGGCCACATTCTGATCCCCGGAATCTATGACCAGGTGGCGCCTCTTacggaagaggagagagaaatgtacAAAGCCATCCATCTGGACCTAGAAGAATACCGTAGAAGTAGCCGGGTTAAGAGATTCCTGTTTGACACCAAG GAGGAGATTCTAATGCACCTCTGGAGGTACCCATCTCTTTCAATCCATGGGATTGAGGGTGCTTTTGATGAGCCTGGAGCTAAAACAGTCATCCCTGGCCAAGTTATAGGGAAATTTTCAATCCGTCTGGTCCCTCACATGGATACGTCTGTGGTGGAAAAACAG GTGAAACAGCatcttgaaaatatattctccaaAAGAAACAGTTCCAACCAGATGGCTGTTTCTATGACGCTAGGACTGCAGCCGTGGATCGCAAATATTAAAGATAATCAGTATCTTGCAGCAAAAAGAGCCATCAGAACAG TGTTTGGAACAGAGCCAGACATGATTCGGGATGGGTCAACCATACCAATTGCCAGAATATTCCAGGACACTGTCCAAAAGAGTGTGATGATGCTCCCGCTGGGCGCTGTTGATGATGGGGAGCATGCTCAGAATGAGAAAATCAACAG GTGGAACTACATAGAGGGATCCAAATTATTTGCTGCCTTTTTCCTAGAGCTGGCTAAGCTGCATTGA